cactagtggtgtctgcccatgccatctagacatggagtatacgctgcccgccttagcggtgtctgcccggccatataggcgcggtgtaatgtcatcatcatgtactcatcataatgcatgcatagtaactcaaagacaactatactttatcggggtgacataaggtcgtggacccccgattccattatggagtattcataagcattctgcctcaccttgaaggaattagaatataaggtgagtgtatacaataaacaacatcaatggatcatagttagaaTCATTAGTTTTATTATCTTTAGGCTTAACTCATCACGGTCTCTATCATGCTTATGACATATCTCGTTTCAAAGGTTCATAAttgccggaatgtaagaaagtcatgggaaaataggaaAAATTCATGcatgggagtcatgccttagaaggaaaggactagccttacataccttttcgtttagctattctatcgcttgatcattCTCTTTcgacgctcgcgtttctaccttcaagagagttcgtattatcgttagctaatcgattacatgaacatgctcaatcaaagctagagaaaattgtgcagcatttcctttgttgatacaactttctccatattacatatcaactcccaaacatctataattaccttcacaacatcataagcaacaatcttcatacacctacagtattcacatttcacaatttcacttcagttcgtccataatcatggtcatagtacactagtacgttttctcatatataatgcttatcccatgacCTTAATGCCATTTATAACTTACTTATAATCACACATATCAAGAATCACGATTCATTTCAAACTACTACACAAAATCTCATTactctcatctttgtaacccattttctatttcctttcataatctaagtctttcaacatcccaatactttaaacaacttggaatgatcataaaacttaccttagataatgtgggaatgagccttgaatggaaatacttcacttgaaccaaaaccctagttcacttccaatgggatttatTTGACttaaccctaatgagtttcttacactagattctcttggtttgatgaagttgatcacgattttctcttgggttcttgtagatgaagagtgtggaagattctagagagttcttgagttgtggagaagaaatgagaagatgggaaatgaaaataatgaacttgggtcctcttatttAAAACATTAAAATATGTCTCgacataattatacggacacttataaggtccgtataaacttatacggtccgtataagtgaccgtgaaatcgcttcAACAACCACTCCTATATGTGACAATTatatggcacattatacggtccgtataatcccatcagtgatggaccttctTTGTgacagttatacggaccattatacggaccgtataattggtcgcaTAATCCATCTTTTCtttgatcttgttctcgtcacttcgtttgatctccaatccttatggaaccttcttaacacttgtttaacacctcatcaacaatctaagggacgttataactcttctccaagatgccattaagtcatcattaacttattactcaaaaatcttttccgatacataacACATGCCtagcctttcttggcaaacttctttctcttacctcgaatgcctttgaaatctcaattagaccTATTAAATGCTATTTGTTGCTTATTGAatcatcgtatacttcgtgcccttcgttattctattcattgtgcattaacgaaatttttttcgaggtgtaacaaatgccCTAGTTgattttatgaatttgatgaatggccTTTTTATGCCATACTTATATtattttgtgatagtgtttattgatgacattctggtttattcgaagagtaaagaagatcatgaaagacacttgagggttgttcttgggttgctgcgagacaaggagttgtatgccgagttctctaagtgtgagttttggctcgaGTCTATAtcattcttgggccatgtagtGTCGAAGGAgcggattatggttgatcctacGAAGATTGTGGCAatgagagattgggctaggcctacatCAGTGACAGAGATTCGCAGCTCTGTGGGGTTAGCCAATTACTACCGTCGGTTCATGAAGGGGTTTGCTTCCATTGCTTCGCATTTGACCTGTTTGACTCAAAAAGAGGCACCTTTTCAGTAGTCCAACGAGTGTGCGGAGAGCTTCCAAAatctcaagactttattgactacaactctgattctagcattgcccgtggagggcaaggattttgtggtttattgtgatacttcatgTTTTGGTTTGGGTGCTatgttgatgcaggaaaagatAGTTATAAGCAGAGTTATTACTTATGCTTCCAgacagttgaagattcatgagaaaaaCTATtccactcatgacttggagttggcagcTGTGAATTTAgcgttgaagatttggaggcactagcTTTATGGTGTCCATTgcgaggttttcaccgatcatcgCAGTCATCAGTATGTGTTACTCAGAGGTATCTTAACTCTAGGCAGAGGAGAttgatggagttgcttaaggattatgacatcactATTTCATATCATCCGGGTAAGACAAACGTAGTAGCAGATGCTTTGAGCAAAACATCTGCtagtatgggcagcttggctcgTTTGATTATTTCGGAACGTCCATTAGCTAGGGAGGTctagactctggctaacagtttcatgAGGCTTGATATGTCTAATTCGGGcagagtgttggcttgtgttgaggctagtTCATCGTTTCTAGAGTAGATTAAGGCAAAACAATTAGAGGATGGCAGTTTGTGTAAGATCCGTGATAAGGTTTTGGGTGGTGAGGctaaggaggccatgattgatagtgAAGGGGTCCTGATGATTAAGGGGCGTGTTTGTGTCCCTCGCATGATGACTTTATTCGGACGATTTTAGAGGAGTTCCACAGTTCTAGATACTCTATTCATCCtagtgctaccaagatgtatcgtgaattgaggcaacactattggtgggctgcgatgaagcgtgatattattgagtttatttctcAGTGTCTAAATTGTTAGCAGGTTAAGTAGGAGCACTAGAGAACCGGGGGTacgcttcagaggatgcctattctTGAGTGGAAATGGGAGAGGATAAGCATGGACTTTGtcgttggtcttccgaagaccttaggcaagtttgattcgatctGGGTAGTTGTTGATAGCTTGAttaagtctgctcatttcatacCTGTTCAAATCACCTATACTGCTCAGAAGTTGGCCCAGATTTATATTTGTGAGATTGTTCGTTTGCATAGGGTCCCTGTTTTCATCATATCTGATAGAGGCACGCAGTTTACATCCCGGTTTTGGAGGACTTTGCAGTTCGAACTGGGCactcgattggatcttagtacagttTTTCACCCTGAGATAGATAGTCGGTCTGGGCGGACGATTCAGGTTctagaggatatgctccgagcttgtgtgattgacttcggtGGTCGTTGGGACCAGTTCCTACCATTGtcagagtttgcgtataataatagttaccactcgagcattgatatgtCCCCGTTCGAGGCTCTTTATGGCAGAagatgtaggtctcctattgggtaGTTTGATGCGTTTAAGCGAAGTCCATGGGCTACTGACCTTTTGAGAGAGTCATTAGACAAGGTTAaggtgattcaggaaaagctcttGGTGGCTCAGAGTAGATAGAAGGAatatgcggaccgaaaggtccgagatcttgagttcatggttggggAGCAGGTTTTGTTGAAAGTCTCATCcataaagggtgtgatgaggtttgggaagaaaggcAAGCTCAATCCTAGGTTCATCGGTCTCTTCGAGATCCTAAGCCGTGTGGGGGAGGTAGCCTATAAGTTGGTTTTGCCTCTAGGTTTGTCTGgcgttcatccagtttttcatgtctctatcttgaagagatatcatggtgATGGTTCCTTTAATATTCGTTGGGATTCAATCTTGTTGGATGAGAACATGTCTTATGAGGAAGGGCCTATTGCTATTCTAAATACAGAGGTTCataagttgaggtctaaggagattgctTCAGTGAAGGCTTAGTGGAAGAACCGCCctgttgaggaagctacttgggagactaaAACAAATATACGTAATAAGTATCCCCCGCTCTTCACTGAGTCAAGTCCCTTTCCCCTTGTTTCATTCCCTTGGCCCGTTCGAGGATGAACGGTTttttaattggtatatgatgcAATAACCCTCTAGGTTGTTATATgcgttttgactattttacccctgTCGGTTCATTTCCGAGACTAGGAATGAGCTTAATGAAAGCTCAAAGAGTTAGAAGTCTAAAAATTGAGGCCTTGattttattttgtgtatatgttaTGCATTGTTTGAAAACATGTTTCATTTTCGTTAGGGGGTGACTTTGTAAATTTTACCTCCgctgggaattccgaggccacgagtgagtccgtagcatgtttttacattgatgtgcatgtttggtttgcgtTTGTAGGCCCTCAGATTGAAGTTGGGATTTTAGGTGAAAAATCAAAGCTCATTGGTCGAATGCGACTGCTGCAACGGGTGTAATACCGCTGCAGTGAGTCCGCCATAGCGGAACGAGGGTCACCGCCGCGGGGATCAGAGAATTAATGAGGTCCATCGTAGTGGGACAAACCCCGCTGGAGCAAGGCCGCTGCAGTGGTTGACGGGAGGCAGAAACTGACTTTTAAATTGTGGAGTTTCGAGTCATTCACCACTATACACCAGAAATTGTTCCCTAGAAAGTGAGAGGAGAAATACCTGGAGTCTTGGTGGGTTCTCCTTTGAAGGTAATTCTCAAcccttttcatttttcatttcttattgatctTAAGTTCCTACATTAATTGAAGGTCCTCTAATGGCGTAGAAAAAGGGTAAAACCCTAGAAGTTGTAAACCCTTACATAATtgatgggtggttgattttgttgttgtttattcatctaggaatgtagattatcactttctaggatgagGATCTGATTATTAATAGTAGAAATTTCATTTTGAGACTTAGGATTCTTCATATGTCAtgacatgttttgatgatttgacaaaccttaCTTAAAGAACCAGAATACTACTATGTATCTCGAGGTCTGAGTCTCAGGGGGGAACAAATGAGGTATCTGGGTAAGGGATCTGGTCCTTAGGGGGAATACAAAGAATGTCgttttgtcatcatcaaaaaagggggaattgataagaaatgatatgttttgatgatatgacaaACCTTAAGGAACTAGATACAATTAGGTTCACCTG
The nucleotide sequence above comes from Lycium barbarum isolate Lr01 chromosome 3, ASM1917538v2, whole genome shotgun sequence. Encoded proteins:
- the LOC132630723 gene encoding uncharacterized protein LOC132630723, with the translated sequence MVGEQVLLKVSSIKGVMRFGKKGKLNPRFIGLFEILSRVGEVAYKLVLPLGLSGVHPVFHVSILKRYHGDGSFNIRWDSILLDENMSYEEGPIAILNTEVHKLRSKEIASVKA